The genomic window CAAGACCGCCATCCAGGCGCTGGGCCCGGTCTCGCTGCCGGTGAAAACCGCCGCCGACTCCGGCAAATTATTCGGCTCCGTGACCGCGGGCGACGTTGTGAGCGCCATCAAGAAGGCCGGCGGGCCGAACCTCGACAAGCGGATCGTCCGGCTGCCCAAGTCGCACATCAAGGCCGTGGGCACGCACGCCGTGTCCGTGCACCTGCACCCGGACGTCAACGTCGAGGTCTCGCTCCAGGTCGTCGCGGACAGCTAACTCCGCACCGTTTGCTCCTTTCCGGCGCCACCACACGATTGGTGGCGCCGGAATTCGTTCGTCGCTATGCGCTCGCCCAGTGGCGGCTGTGCGTGGCCGTCCGGCGCCTGAGCTGGCGAACTATTTCGACCGGGTCGATGAAGGTGGTCCTTAACCACCCCGTAACGCGGTGA from Mycobacterium shigaense includes these protein-coding regions:
- the rplI gene encoding 50S ribosomal protein L9, producing MKLILTADVDHLGGVGDTVEVKDGYGRNFLLPRGLAIVASRGAQRQADEIRRARETKAVRDLEHANEIKTAIQALGPVSLPVKTAADSGKLFGSVTAGDVVSAIKKAGGPNLDKRIVRLPKSHIKAVGTHAVSVHLHPDVNVEVSLQVVADS